A single Triticum dicoccoides isolate Atlit2015 ecotype Zavitan chromosome 2A, WEW_v2.0, whole genome shotgun sequence DNA region contains:
- the LOC119353822 gene encoding EEF1A lysine methyltransferase 4-like, with amino-acid sequence MADDVAPCTASGYLDPSYWDERFGKEEHYEWFKDYSHFRHLLAPLLSPSLSVLEVGCGNSRLGEELLREGVTGGVTCIDLSPVAVQRMRDRLAEQGTSGVDVVVADMLDLPFESDSFDLVIEKGTMDVLFVDSGDPWNPNPTTVDNVTKMLEGIHKVLKPDGKFVSITFGQPHFRRRFFEAPEFTWSVEWNTFGDGFHYFFYTLQKGKRSPESNGHQVTLPAAPSFNMLHEELESEDYIFRTNVDEL; translated from the exons ATGGCGGACGACGTCGCCCCGTGCACCGCATCCGGCTACCTCGACCCTTCTTACTG GGACGAGCGGTTCGGGAAGGAGGAGCACTACGAGTGGTTCAAGGACTACTCCCACTTCCGCCACCTCCTCGCCCCgctcctctccccctccctctcg GTTCTGGAGGTCGGCTGCGGCAATTCGCGGCTCGGGGAGGAGCTCTTGCGGGAGGGCGTCACCGGCGGCGTCACCTGCATCGACCTCTCGCCGGTCGCCGTCCAGAGGATGCGCGACAGACTGGCGGAGCAGGGCACCAGTG GTGTGGATGTGGTGGTGGCTGACATGCTTGACCTTCCATTCGAGAGCGACAGCTTCGACCTTGTGATCGAGAAAGGGACCATG GATGTGTTGTTTGTGGACAGTGGTGATCCATGGAACCCCAATCCTACAACAGTGGATAATGTAACCAAAATGCTTGAAGGTATCCACAAGGTTTTGAAGCCAGATGGCAAATTTGTATCAATTACCTTTGGACAG CCACACTTCCGTCGTCGATTTTTTGAAGCACCTGAGTTTACatggtctgtcgagtggaacacctttgGCGATGGCTTCCATTATTTCTTCTACACCCTTCAGAAG GGCAAGAGGTCACCAGAGTCCAACGGTCACCAAGTTACATTACCTGCTGCTCCAAGCTTCAATATGCTCCATGAAGAGCTCGAAAGCGAGGATTACATATTCCGCACAAATGTTGATGAGTTATAA